From the genome of Paraburkholderia largidicola:
ACAATCGCCGTTCGGTTTTCCGCTCGGAATCCGCTACCCCAAATCCGATCCTGATGCGCTGATTGCTGCTGCTGCCAAAGCCCAGCGGACATGGCGCGAAGCAGGTCCCAAAGCCTGGGCCGGCGTGAGCCTCGAGATCCTCACGCGCCTCAACCGGATGAGCTTCGAGATCGGCTACAGCGTAATGCACACAACTGGCCAGGCATTCATGATGGCTTTCCAGGCGGGCGGTCCGCATGCGCAGGATCGCGCACTCGAAGCCGTCACCTACGCCTGGGACCAGTTGCGCCGGATTCCCGCCGACGCCCATTGGGAAAAACCGCAGGGTAAGAATCCTCCGCTCGCGATGCAGAAGCGCTTCAACATCGTGCCGCGAGGCACGGGTCTCGTCCTCGGGTGCTGCACGTTCCCGACGTGGAATGGTTACCCCGGCCTGTTCGCCGACCTGGCAACCGGTAACACGGTCATCGTCAAGCCGCATCCGGGTGCGATCCTGCCGCTCGCGATCACCGTGCGCGTCGCCCGCGACGTGCTGCGTGACGCTGGCTTCGACCCGAACGTCGTGACCTTGCTCGCGACCGAACCGAACGACGGCGAACTCGTTCAGAACCTCGCCAAGCGTCCGGAAATCAAACTGATCGACTTCACGGGCAGTACGCAAAACGGCACGTGGCTGGAGCGCAACGCACATCAGGCGCAAGTGTTCACGGAAAAGGCCGGCGTGAACCAGATCGTGATCGACTCCGTCGATGACATCAAAGCTGCCGCGCGCAACATCGCGTTCTCGCTGGCACTGTATTCAGGCCAGATGTGCACGGCGCCGCAAAACATCTACGTACCACGCGACGGCATTCGCACGTCCGAAGGCACGATCCCCTTCCAGGCCGTCGCCGACGCGATTGCCGGTGCTGTCCAGAAGCTCGGCTCGGACCCGGCCCGCGCTGTAGAACTGCTGGGCGCGATCCAGAACGAAGCCATTGAGCAACGCATCGACGAAGCTCGAAAGCTCGGACACGTTCTCGCCGACAGCCAGTCGCTCGAGCATCCGACGTTCGCGGGCGCCCGCGTACGTACACCGCTGGTGCTCCAACTCGATGCCGCGACGGACGAAGCAAAGTTCACCAAAGAATGGTTCGGCCCGATTTCCTTTGTGGTCGCCACCGACTCGACCGTCCAGTCGCTCGAACTTGCCGGCCGCATCGCCGCCGAACATGGCGCGCTCACTCTCTCCGTCTATAGCACGGACGACAATGTGATCGAGGCCGCCACGGAAGCCTCGATTGTTGGCGGCGTCGCGCTCTCCATCAATCTGACGGGCGGCGTTTTCGTCAATCAGTCGGCAGCGTTCTCGGACTTCCACGGTACGGGCGCTAATCCGGCTGCGAATGCGGCGCTCGCCGACGCCGCCTTCGTCGCGAATCGCTTCCGCGTTGTTCAAAGCCGGGTTCATGTTGAACCGAAGGCCGTCGCCGCGTAAGTCGGCAGAACGATATAGGACGTTTGACCGACGTTTTGGCCTATACCTTCGGGCCGACTGAAAGTGCGCCAAACGTCGAACTAACATGCTGTTCAAGGGCCGGCGCGCTTGCCGGTCCGTTCTCTTGCAGGAATCCCGACATGACCGACGCATTTATCTGTGACGCGATTCGCACTCCCTTCGGCCGCTACGGCGGCGCATTGAAAGACGTCCGCGCCGACGACCTCGGTGCCGTCCCGATCGAAGCGTTGATCGAACGGAATCCCGGCGTAGACTGGCGCGCGCTCGACGACGTGATCTACGGCTGCGCCAATCAGGCCGGGGAAGACAATCGCAATGTGGCGCGCATGTCGGCGCTGCTCGCCGGCTTGCCGACAGACGCGCCCGGCGGCACGATCAACCGGCTGTGCGGCTCGGGCATGGATGCAGTCGGCACGGCAGCCCGCGCGATCAAGGCGGGCGAGGCAAACCTGCTGATCGCGGGCGGCGTCGAAAGCATGACGCGCGCGCCGTTCGTGATGGGCAAGGCGACATCGGCGTTCTCGCGGCAATCGGAGATTTACGACACGACCATCGGCTGGCGTTTCGTCAACGCACAGATGAAGCGCGACTACGGCGTCGACTCGATGCCCGAGACAGCAGAAAACGTCGCCGTCGATTTCAACGTCAGCCGCGCCGACCAGGACGCGTTCGCCATGCGCAGTCAGGAGAAGGCGGCCCGCGCACAACGCGACGGTACGCTCGCGCAGGAAATCGTGCCCGTCGACATTCCGCAGAAGAAGGGCGAGCCGATCCGCGTGACGCTCGACGAGCATCCGCGTGAAACGTCGCTCGAAGCACTCGGCAAACTGAAGGGCGTCGTGCGGCCGGACGGCTCGGTGACGGCAGGCAACGCATCGGGCGTCAACGACGGCGCGTGCGCACTTCTCATTGCAAGTGAAGCAGCGGCAGCGCAATACGGACTGCGGCGTCGC
Proteins encoded in this window:
- the pcaF gene encoding 3-oxoadipyl-CoA thiolase, translated to MTDAFICDAIRTPFGRYGGALKDVRADDLGAVPIEALIERNPGVDWRALDDVIYGCANQAGEDNRNVARMSALLAGLPTDAPGGTINRLCGSGMDAVGTAARAIKAGEANLLIAGGVESMTRAPFVMGKATSAFSRQSEIYDTTIGWRFVNAQMKRDYGVDSMPETAENVAVDFNVSRADQDAFAMRSQEKAARAQRDGTLAQEIVPVDIPQKKGEPIRVTLDEHPRETSLEALGKLKGVVRPDGSVTAGNASGVNDGACALLIASEAAAAQYGLRRRARVIGMATAGVEPRIMGIGPAPATQKLLKQLNMTLDQFDVIELNEAFASQGLAVLRQLGLRDDDPRVNPNGGAIALGHPLGASGARLITTALHQLERTNGRYALCTMCIGVGQGIALAIERV
- the paaN gene encoding phenylacetic acid degradation protein PaaN, with amino-acid sequence MTHPLFTKHEDTLQKALAAIETRGYWSPFSEMPSPKVYGETANADGESAFKALLNKTFELDQPSTGEMTAAEQSPFGFPLGIRYPKSDPDALIAAAAKAQRTWREAGPKAWAGVSLEILTRLNRMSFEIGYSVMHTTGQAFMMAFQAGGPHAQDRALEAVTYAWDQLRRIPADAHWEKPQGKNPPLAMQKRFNIVPRGTGLVLGCCTFPTWNGYPGLFADLATGNTVIVKPHPGAILPLAITVRVARDVLRDAGFDPNVVTLLATEPNDGELVQNLAKRPEIKLIDFTGSTQNGTWLERNAHQAQVFTEKAGVNQIVIDSVDDIKAAARNIAFSLALYSGQMCTAPQNIYVPRDGIRTSEGTIPFQAVADAIAGAVQKLGSDPARAVELLGAIQNEAIEQRIDEARKLGHVLADSQSLEHPTFAGARVRTPLVLQLDAATDEAKFTKEWFGPISFVVATDSTVQSLELAGRIAAEHGALTLSVYSTDDNVIEAATEASIVGGVALSINLTGGVFVNQSAAFSDFHGTGANPAANAALADAAFVANRFRVVQSRVHVEPKAVAA